A genomic region of Mus musculus strain C57BL/6J chromosome 7, GRCm38.p6 C57BL/6J contains the following coding sequences:
- the Apoc1 gene encoding apolipoprotein C-I precursor gives MRLFIALPVLIVVVAMTLEGPAPAQAAPDLSGTLESIPDKLKEFGNTLEDKARAAIEHIKQKEILTKTRAWFSEAFGKVKEKLKTTFS, from the exons ATGAGGCTCTTCATCGCTCTTCCTGTCCTGATTGTGGTCGTAGCCATGACCTTGGAAG GCCCAGCCCCCGCCCAGGCGGCCCCGGATTTGTCCGGAACATTGGAGAGCATACCGGATAAACTGAAGGAGTTTGGGAACACTTTGGAAGACAAGGCCCGGGCAGCCATTGAACATAtcaaacagaaggaaattttGACCAAGACCCG GGCCTGGTTCTCAGAGGCATTTGGCAAAGTGAAGGAGAAGTTGAAGACCACGTTCTCCTGA
- the Apoe gene encoding apolipoprotein E precursor — translation MKALWAVLLVTLLTGCLAEGEPEVTDQLEWQSNQPWEQALNRFWDYLRWVQTLSDQVQEELQSSQVTQELTALMEDTMTEVKAYKKELEEQLGPVAEETRARLGKEVQAAQARLGADMEDLRNRLGQYRNEVHTMLGQSTEEIRARLSTHLRKMRKRLMRDAEDLQKRLAVYKAGAREGAERGVSAIRERLGPLVEQGRQRTANLGAGAAQPLRDRAQAFGDRIRGRLEEVGNQARDRLEEVREHMEEVRSKMEEQTQQIRLQAEIFQARLKGWFEPIVEDMHRQWANLMEKIQASVATNPIITPVAQENQ, via the exons ATGAAGGCTCTGTGGGCCGTGCTGTTGGTCACATTGCTGACAG GATGCCTAGCCGAGGGAGAGCCGGAGGTGACAGATCAGCTCGAGTGGCAAAGCAACCAACCCTGGGAGCAGGCCCTGAACCGCTTCTGGGATTACCTGCGCTGGGTGCAGACGCTGTCTGACCAGGTCCAGGAAGAGCTGCAGAGCTCCCAAGTCACACAAGAACTGAC GGCACTGATGGAGGACACTATGACGGAAGTAAAGGCTTACAAAAAGGAGCTGGAGGAACAGCTGGGTCCAGTGGCGGAGGAGACACGGGCCAGGCTGGGCAAAGAGGTGCAGGCGGCACAGGCCCGACTCGGAGCCGACATGGAGGATCTACGCAACCGACTCGGGCAGTACCGCAACGAGGTGCACACCATGCTGGGCCAGAGCACAGAGGAGATACGGGCGCGGCTCTCCACACACCTGCGCAAGATGCGCAAGCGCTTGATGCGGGATGCCGAGGATCTGCAGAAGCGCCTAGCTGTGTACAAGGCAGGGGCACGCGAGGGCGCCGAGCGCGGTGTGAGTGCCATCCGTGAGCGCCTGGGGCCTCTGGTGGAGCAAGGTCGCCAGCGCACTGCCAACCTAGGCGCTGGGGCCGCCCAGCCTCTGCGCGATCGCGCCCAGGCTTTTGGTGACCGCATCCGAGGGCGGCTGGAGGAAGTGGGCAACCAGGCCCGTGACCGCCTAGAGGAGGTGCGTGAGCACATGGAGGAGGTGCGCTCCAAGATGGAGGAACAGACCCAGCAAATACGCCTGCAGGCGGAGATCTTCCAGGCCCGCCTCAAGGGCTGGTTCGAGCCAATAGTGGAAGACATGCATCGCCAGTGGGCAAACCTGATGGAGAAGATACAGGCCTCTGTGGCTACCAACCCCATCATCACCCCAGTGGCCCAGGAGAATCAATGA